Part of the Deinococcus multiflagellatus genome, AGAATTCCTGCTGATTCTGCCGGGCCTGGGCCCAAAAGAAGCCCGGCGGGTGTGTGAGCGGCTGCGCACCACCCTGAGCACGCTCGACTGGCGGGCCCTGGCACCGGGCCTGCAGGTAACCGGCAGCTTTGGGGTGGCGGCGGTGCGGCCCGGCGCGGCGGTCAAGGACATCCTGCAGGCCGCCGACGCCGCCCTGTACGCGGCCAAGGCGGCGGGCCGCGACACCGTGATGCTGGGTCTGCCCCAGTGAAGCGCCGCACATGCGCCGCGCCGCACGCCCCGAGCATGTCAGGATGACGGCTATGAACCGCGAGCATGACCGGGCCAATGCTGAACAGATCGCGTGGCTGCGGGCTGCCCTGACCTCCCCGGCCAGCCCGGACCTGGGCCCCGACGCCGAACCCGAGCCCCCGCTGCAGGGCCCAGTCTCCATAAGCGCCGATCCCCCCACCGACGCCCTGGGATAAAGCCGGCACCAGCCGCACAGGGCGGGCCCCAGGTCAGCGCCGCCGACCTGGTGGGCGCCCACATGGGGCTCTGGCCACTCGTGGCCGGTTCCCTTCCCAAGCAACCGGGCCAACCCCTTCGGCGTTCGGGCACCACACCCCGCCCAGCGTCTGGCCTTACTCCAGCGCGCTGTGGCCGGTGAGGTGCCGGCCGATGATCAAGGTATGGATGTCGTGGGTGCCCTCGTAGGTGTCCACGGTTTCCAGGTTCAGCATGTGGCGGATCACCGGGTACTCGGTGGTGATGCCGTTGCCGCCCAGCAGTTCGCGGGCCAGCCGGGCGCCCTGCAGCGCGGCGCGCACGTTGTTCCGTTTGGCGTAGCTGACCTGCGCGTGGTTCATGGTGCCGCCGTCTTTCAGGGTGCCCAGGCGCCACGCCAGCAGCAGGCCCAGGCTGTGGTCGGTGGCCATGCGGGCCAGCTTGTCCTGCACGAGTTGCCGGGCGGCCAGCGGCTTGCCAAAGGTGGTTCGGCTGCCCACGTAGTCCAGGGCCGCACTCAGCACTGCTTCCAGGGCGCCCATGGCCCCCCAGGCAATCCCAAAGCGGGCCGAACTCAGGCAGGAGAGCGGCGCGCCCAGGCCCCGCGCGCCGGGCAGCAGGTGGTCAGCGGGCACGCGGCAGTCGGTCAGCACGATTTCGCCGGTCACGCTGGCACGCAGGCTCTGTTTGCGCTCGATCTTGGGGGCCGCGAAACCGGGGGTCTCGGTGGGGACCAGGAAGCCGCGCACGGCGCCCTCGTCGTCGCGGGCCCAGACCAGGGCGAGGTCGGCCACCGGGCTGTTGGTGATCCACATCTTGGCGCCGTTCAGCACGTACTGGTCGCCGTCGCGCACGGCGCGGGTGCGCATGGCGCCGGGGTCGCTGCCGCCGTCACTTTCCGTGAGGCCAAAGCAGCCGATCAGCTCGCCGCTGGCCAGCCCCGGCAGCCAGCGCGCCTTCTGCGCCTCGCTGCCGTAATTCAGGATGGGCAGCATGACCAGGCTGCCCTGCACGCTGGCGGCGGACCGCAGGCCGCTGTCCACCCGCTCAAGTTCGTACATCATGGCGCCGTAAGCGCTGTGGGAGGTGCCTGCGCCGCCGTAGGCCTCGGGGGTGGTGGGGCCCAGCAGGCCCAGGGCGCCAAAGCGGCGCATCACGTCGCGCACGGGCAGCTCACCCTGGTCCCACCACGCGCCCACCTGGGGCAGCAATTCCGCGTCGCAGAAGGCGCGCACGCTCCGGCGCACCTGCCGTTCATCGGGCCCAAGCAGGTCCTGCACCGCGAATTCATCGAACATGCTTCACTGAATAGCAGATAGGCCTGGGGGCAAGGGCGCCGCCAGCCCGTTACGGCGCCGGGGCCTCCTCAGCGGGCACGTACAGGCAGACCTGCCGCCGGCCCTGCCGCTTGGCCGCATACATCGCCTCGTCGGCGCAGCGCTGCAGCGTGCCCAAGTCGGGCCCCGCCTGGGGCGTGACAGCCACACCCACCGACGCCGAGACATGGACGGTGGCGCCCGTCCTGGAGAGGGTGTAGGGGCGCGAGAGGGTGTCTAACAGCTTGGCCGCCACCAGTTGCGCGTCGCCCGGGTGGCGCAGGCGGGTGAGGAACACCGCGAATTCGTCGCCCCCCAGGCGGGCCACCAGGTCAGCCCCGCGCAGGTCGCCGCGCAGGCGCCCGGCCACCTGCACCAGCAGGTCGTCGCCCGCCGCGTGCCCGTGGGTGTCGTTGACCGGCTTGAAGCCGTCCAGGTCCAGGAACACCACCGCGCATTCGGCCTGCCCCGGCTGGGCCAGCAGCGCCTCGGCACGGGCGCGAAACTGGGCGCGGTTGAGCAGGCCTGTCAGCGGATCGTGGCTGGCCTGCTGCACCAGGGCGTGGCGGTCCTGCAGGAGGGTGTTGTGGTCTTCGAGCAGCGCGCGCAGTTGCTGGCGCTGGGTTTCGGCTTCACGGCGCAGGCGCTCCAGTTGCACCTGATCGCGCAGGGCCCGTGCCCGGCGGTCCAGGTGCTCAGCGTGCAGGGCGCGCTCCAGGGCGTGGTGGGCGGCCAGGGTTTCGTAGGCGGCGCGCCAGTCCTCGCGCTGGCGGTGCGCCTCGCTGAGCAGGCGCAGGGCCTCACATTCCCGGGCGCGCAGGCCCCAGTGCCGGGCGTGGGCCAGGGCGGCGTTCAGGGGGGCCCTGGCCTCACCGGGGTGCCCGGCAGCCAGGGCCACCTGCCCCAGCACGGTCAGGGCGTGGGCGGCGGTGTCCCAGTCGGCGGCGGCCTCGGCCTGGGTGACGGCCGGGGCCAGCGCGTGGGCGGCCACCTGGGCGTCGTCCAGGCGGCCCAGGTGCAGCAGACACAGGACGCGGTAGGTGGCGAACACCAGCGCGTGGTGGCGCAGCCCCGCCTGCCGGGCGCTCTCCTCCTGAGCCGCAATCAGGGCCAGGGTCCGCGCGTACTCGCCCAGGGCGTAGCGGTCCATCACGATGTTGCTCACGCCGGTCAGGAGGTGGGTGTCGTCGCCCAGCTCCTCGGCCAGGGCCACCACCTGTTCGTGGGCCTGCAGGGCTAGGGCGTGGTCGCCCAGTTCGGTGTGGACCAGCCCCACGTTGTTCAGCAGCCGCAGGCGCCCGAAGGTGTCGGCCGGGGACACGCGGCGCAGACCTTCCAGAAACAGTTCCAGCGCGCGGGCATAGTCGCCCTGGCGCAGCGCGCAGGCCCCCAGGCCGCTCAGCGCCCGGCAGACCAGCGACGCATCGGGGACCTCCAGCGCCAAGGCGCGGCGGTACAGGGCCTGGGCTTCGGTATAGCGGTTCTGAAAGAGGGCCGGGGCCGCTGCCGTGCACAGGGCGCGGGCCAGCAGGGCCGGGTCTGTATCCAGGGCTTCAGCCTGCGCCAGCGCCCCGGCGGCCAGGGCCTGCGAACGCGCTGGGTCGGTGTCCAGGGCGGCTTCGGCCGCGACCAGTTGCGCCAGCAGCGCGGCGTGGGCCTCTGGCGGGGCCGGGTCAGCCCTGCCGCCGCCGCCGCCAGAGGAAGTCATCCGGGACGCCTCTGATTCCAAATCAGATTGGGAAGAGCGAAGGGATGCTTCTCCATCGCCGAAGTCCCGTATGTTCTCGTCTTTGCCCTACGATGCAGCTCTGCGAGTCCGCTCAGGTTCGCCTTCAGCTCCCCTGAGTTCCAGATCATGGCCCCACTGTAAAAGGTGCCTGCGCCGGGG contains:
- a CDS encoding acyl-CoA dehydrogenase family protein — its product is MFDEFAVQDLLGPDERQVRRSVRAFCDAELLPQVGAWWDQGELPVRDVMRRFGALGLLGPTTPEAYGGAGTSHSAYGAMMYELERVDSGLRSAASVQGSLVMLPILNYGSEAQKARWLPGLASGELIGCFGLTESDGGSDPGAMRTRAVRDGDQYVLNGAKMWITNSPVADLALVWARDDEGAVRGFLVPTETPGFAAPKIERKQSLRASVTGEIVLTDCRVPADHLLPGARGLGAPLSCLSSARFGIAWGAMGALEAVLSAALDYVGSRTTFGKPLAARQLVQDKLARMATDHSLGLLLAWRLGTLKDGGTMNHAQVSYAKRNNVRAALQGARLARELLGGNGITTEYPVIRHMLNLETVDTYEGTHDIHTLIIGRHLTGHSALE
- a CDS encoding tetratricopeptide repeat-containing diguanylate cyclase, with amino-acid sequence MTSSGGGGGRADPAPPEAHAALLAQLVAAEAALDTDPARSQALAAGALAQAEALDTDPALLARALCTAAAPALFQNRYTEAQALYRRALALEVPDASLVCRALSGLGACALRQGDYARALELFLEGLRRVSPADTFGRLRLLNNVGLVHTELGDHALALQAHEQVVALAEELGDDTHLLTGVSNIVMDRYALGEYARTLALIAAQEESARQAGLRHHALVFATYRVLCLLHLGRLDDAQVAAHALAPAVTQAEAAADWDTAAHALTVLGQVALAAGHPGEARAPLNAALAHARHWGLRARECEALRLLSEAHRQREDWRAAYETLAAHHALERALHAEHLDRRARALRDQVQLERLRREAETQRQQLRALLEDHNTLLQDRHALVQQASHDPLTGLLNRAQFRARAEALLAQPGQAECAVVFLDLDGFKPVNDTHGHAAGDDLLVQVAGRLRGDLRGADLVARLGGDEFAVFLTRLRHPGDAQLVAAKLLDTLSRPYTLSRTGATVHVSASVGVAVTPQAGPDLGTLQRCADEAMYAAKRQGRRQVCLYVPAEEAPAP